The DNA sequence tcctctaactgttggggttcctcaagggtcggttcttggccctcttctgttctccatgtacactcactccctcggtgaactcatctgctctcacggcttcaactatcatctctatgcagatgacacacagatctacatctctgcccctgtcctctcccccttccttcaggctcgtatctcctcctgcctccaggacgtctctacctggatgtctgcccaccacctaaaactcaatatgagcaaaactgagctcttcatcttccctcccaaacccggtcctctcccagacttccctatcaccatggacggtacgaccatccttctcgtctctcggaCCCGTAACCTAGGTGTCATCTTTGagtcggctctcttgttcaccccacacatcctatccgtcacccaaacctgccgctctcacctttataatatcgccaagatccgccctttcctctccacccaaacggctaccttactgctacaggctctcgtaatatcccggctagattactgtgtcagccttttctctgatctcccttcctcctgtctctccccgctccagtctattcttcactccaccccccagctcatcttcctgcagaaacgctctgggtctgtcactccccttcttaaaaacctccagtggttgcctatcaacctccgcacaaaacaaaaacttctcactctaggcttcaaggctctccatcaccttgctccttcctacctctcctcccttctctctttctactgcccaccccacatgctccgctcctctgctgcccacctcctcaccgtccctcggtctcgcctatcccaccgtcgacccctgggccacatcctcccatggtactggaacaccctccctcctcacctctgccaaactaattctcttcccctcttcaaaacccttcttaaagctcacctcctccaagaggccttcccagactgagctccccttttccctctgctccctctaccccccattcacctccccgcagctaaaccctcttctgccccctttccctctcctcctcccccatcccgtcccatcccctcagcactgtactcgtctgctcaactgtatatatcttcatcaccctatttattttgttaatgagatgtacatcaccctgattctatttatttgctattgttttaatgagatgttcttccccttgattctatttattgccattgttcttgtctgtccgtctcccccaagtagactgtaagcccgtcaaagggcatggactgtctctgttaccgatttgtacattccaagtgcttagtacagtgctctgcacatagtaagccctcaataaatgctattgaatgaatgaatgaatggaatactgGAAAttccccaggtgcgaccctgagaggtgcacCCATGGGGTACTTGTGGTTTATTTGTTGGTTGTGAGGTTGGGTCTCTGACTCAAGATGTTGAGGAGCTTTTTTGAGGAAGCACCATGACATTTTTAGACTAAGAGCACCTTTTGGACATCCCACCCCACCCTATGTGGGTCTACATTTCCTTTGCCATGGTTCTGTAGGCAAACTCTGCTTTATTACATAGTTGCTGCACCATTTGACCTCCTCAGTGATTACATGGAAAAATGGACTGCCTCACTTCCAAAAGCCTCAAAATATTAGAAATTCAGTTTCTTGATCAGCAGAGGGGGATATTTTCAGGTTTGAGCCTTTCTTCCTTTAATATTTTGAGAGATTTTCTGAGAGTACCCCTTGCTTCCACCcctctccagaaagccttcctcaTATGAAAGGCAAGCTTGAAATAATCACCATACAGACAAGAGGATCCAGCAGAGGGTGGTGATGTAAGCAGAGAGAGTCTGctggtaacttgcccaaggtcaaaaagcagaaaaggggcagaggagggattagaactcagcaattcctttgactctcaggccttgattccattaggcaatgctgcttctttaatggaCCATCAATCCCAGGGCAGCAGAAAGTCACATCCAAGCAAACAAAAACTTGAAAGAACATTATAGAGCTATAGGACATGATACCTGTTTTCTAAGAGTATAGAGCATACTGGAAACAGAGGTTCAAGGAATGGTaataattgagtgcctactgaatgcagagcactgaactaagcacttgagtgagcgaggggaggtaggaaatATGGTCCTTGCTCTCAAAGATTGTGGGAAAAGGCTTGAGTGATTTCCCTCACCCATTCTGCTACCATATTCCATGCCTGATCCTGGTCTTTAGGGGCATTTCATCCCTGAGCCTTTCCCCATCTCAGGACTTTGGATCCCGTTCTATCCTCCGGCCTCTGAGAGCCAAatcccatctgtcttccccactgttgCTGCTGAGATGTAACTGGGAGTCACAAACATCAAGCATCCTGTTTCTTTCACCCCTGCGGACCTTGAATGGTTCATTCTCAttgtctcccaaccccacactgcCCCATTTTGTATGTATTGTCTTTCCCATCATATGTGATGGACCAATGATAAAGTGGTCTTTGTGACAGGTTGGAATTTGGGTTCGCAGATCGCCCCAGACTGGAATGGGTTTCTTGAGAAGAGCCTTGAATAATGAGATCAGAGGTCTCTCAAGGCTgggaggtctctcagcagactcATCTCTAGGAAGCAGAGGGGCggtgagactgtgaccccattcgTGGTTCCATGTGGATCCCCCCAACTCCAAGTGTCCCATCTCATCATTCCTCCATATCTGGATCCTTGGGCAGTGAGTGTTCAAACCCATTGGGGTGTGGGGCTCCATGTCTCTCCACACCCCAATGGGTTTGAACACTCACTGCCCTAGGATCCATGTCTCtccacatggagaagcagtgtggcctagtggatagagcatgggcctgggagtcagaaggctctgccacttgttttctgtgtaaccttgggcaagtcacttcacttctctgtgcctcagttacctcatctgtaaaatggggattaagattgtgagccctatgtggggcaggaactgtgtccaacccaattaccttgtatctaccccagtgcttagtacaatcctggcatatactaaatgcttaaaaaccccacaattattgttcttattgttattacatcCCACCCCttgtccttttctctctgctgatGTCTATGTGGAACATCCATCAAGGACATACAACTTCGTTAGGAGCTGGTGTGGAATTCAAGTTGGAAATGGGAGATGTCCTTCTCCCAAACATTCTCAATCTCTGGTTACTGTGAATGATCAGAAATGGACTGATGGCCGAGAAGGTGAAGGACAATATCTTGGAGTAATTCACCAGGCGAGGGGATTTTTCCCTCATGTTGACTAAAATGCTCAGCGTGACTGTCCCTTGTCCATAAAGGAGAACATAGAGAGTGACCAGGGTGATGACATTCTTCGCCGCCCTGACCTCGGGCATCATCCTGGGGGAGCGACCAGATCCACTGAGGTGTTGGACCTGCTGGTGGTGTCTGTaaaggacaaacaccatgtagccgctggccgTGCTCATGAGCCCCACAAAGAACAGGTCCCGCAGGGAGAGGACCACCGTGTTTACCAGAGTGGTGACTGTAATTGGACTGATGGAGTAGCAATATTTCATAATAAACGTCATTTGAATATTGGTGAGATTGCGAGATGTCTCCATGTACATCGGTGTAGTTACCTCTATCAGCAGACTGAGGACCCAACAGAACAGACAGGAGGGGAGAATGCTTCTGGGTAATTTGGCTTTGATCTCTGCCCACCGGGGTCTGCTGGGACTGATGGTCAcagcctggaagatgctcagtaGGCATGTGGTAGAGATGACAAGACCCCGGCCCACTCGGTAGAGGTATAAGAGGATTTTACATCCAAAGGAATCCAGGAAGTTCTTCAGCCCCCAAGCTGACATGGTCTCTGGGATTCCAAGAGTGAGAAGGATTATGGTATTAGCCAATGCCAGCTGCACGAGGATCAAATCTGAAGGGTACATCTTGTGGCTGGTAAAGACCACGCGAGAAcaaaccaggaggaggaagacattcctCCAGATGCCAGTAATGATCTGTAGCAGAAGCAGAATGCCATAAGACATCTCGCTAGCATCCATTCTCTGGGATTCACAGCAGGACCTTTGTGAGACTTTATCCAAAGGAACGTggcctgggggatggggaggttagAAGTTGCAGTGGCAAGACAAACAAACATTCCCACATAAACACACAGCAAAACACAGAAAGACCACTAtctcaggataataataaccataattataattttggtagttgttgagtactatgtgccaggcactgtgccaagttctgggggggtacaagcaaatcatgcaGTATTTGTGTTTGTATCTACTGGACCTGATATCAAATTGTAAAAATGCACAAATCCCACATTTGTTCCAATTGTATTCACATAACCCACCTCTTTGTCAAACTAAAAGAATTAGGGATCCTATTCTGGACCCACAAATATTTATCGACTACGGTGGCTGATTGAAAACCACTGGTAATAGAACAAGAGGTCCTGGTGTTTGTCCAAGGAAAAGAATCCAGCTTAGAGGATCGGGAGAACTGAGTTCTAGATCTAGACCTGCCTCCCAGTGCCAGAGGTGTAGGATTCTGACTGGAGAATTACCCAAGGCATTCCACGAGTTGGACATATCTCATGGATTATGAGAACAAAAGTGAGCAGAGGTGGGTGACAAAGAGGTTCAGTGACTCCAAAGACTGCTGGATCACAGAACTAGAGCCCAGAATTGGCACTGTGCTGCAGACAACAAATCCTGAATGTCAGTCACCTTTCTGTGTCCTTCAGTGAATCATATTGTAGGTACATGAATTGATCACTTTGTGTTTTCTGAAACCCAGCCTCAACATGTATGTGCATTGGTTTATTCAGTTATTCCATTAATAATTCCCTTTATATTGCTTTCTCTGTAAATTAGCTCTATTTTTTCATAGGAGAATTTTACCACCAGTAATATAGTCTCCCTCTCCTATAATCAATGCCTtaccgtggcaggagagtttgcaaatGCCAATGAAATGAGTTTGCAAATGCTAATACTCTTACTAGGGTTACctgtaatggaaaggtctaagctgaagcattcaacaaagttgattcacctctgctgggcagcagtgacaaggGAAAGAgccaaaggtggatgatcaaatgatcaaattgttgatcaaagaaaatggaagagactcaagttttcgCTGTGCAGAAGCAATGGTAAAAcacatctgtatttttaccaagacaactctaaggatacacataccagaatgactacagatatagtgtgggaagatgagccctTCAGGTCAGAAGGCACTCAAGGAGCTACTGGGGTTGAGCGGATGATGTCTCAGAATATCATGGGTATTTACGATGTGGCCAGAATAGAGCATTCGGGACCTTCAGTCACTGATGTTGCTGTACAAGAAATGACTACCTGAAGCTGTAAAGATTCGCTTACTATTGGAACATGGAGCATGAACCAGGGAAAGCTGGCAATATTCAAGAATGAAATGGCCCAGTTGAAAATCGACATCCTAGGAATAAGCAAACTGAAATGGGCTGGTATTGGGTATTTCCAgtcaaatgagcacagtatctACTAATCTGCTCATGCTGAAAAACGAAGAAATGATGTAGTGGTAAATTTGACAAAGAACTTGCTATGACAGTTATTGGGTATAATGCTGTCAGTCATATCTGTTAGATTCAGAGGGAAACAATTCAGTATGACAATACTTGAGGAGTATGCCCCAACAACAGGTGCAGAGCAAGAAATACAATGAAGTAGTCCAGAGATAAAAACTGCAGGCAAGATGTGTTGGTGATCACTGGGGATTGAAATACAAAAGTTAGTAATGTaatggaaatgaaggttgttgGAAAATAGGGCCTTGGAAATCAAAATCAAGCTGGAGACCGACTTACTAATTTCTGTGAATCAAATGATTTTTTTATTGCCAACACCTCGTCCAGACTGGCCCCCACCAATGGCTCCAGGGTCCCAAAGAGACTGAAGCTgtggcccccagccccctgccctccatTCTCTAAGGGCAGGCTGAGGAACAACTATGGGAGTATGAAAcctttctagactgagccccccttttcctctgctcctcctcccctccccattgcccctactctctccctctgccctacccccctcctcaccccacagcacttgtgcatatttgtacatattattctatttattttattaatgatgtgcacatagctataattctatttatctattttgatgctattgatgcctatctacttgttgtattttttgtctgtctcccattctagactgtgagcctgttgttgggttcggattgtctctatctgctgctgaattgtactttccaaccacttagtacagtgctctgcacacagtaagagcttaataaatacaattgaatgaatgaatgaatgacgatactaccctactagcagaaagtaaAGAAGTTTTGAAGGttcattattaaaagttaaggaactgaGCAAAATGATGGACCtaaatttgaatgtcaagaaagcaGAGATCATGATAActagaagttttaacacatttgtaatgGAGTGTAGtggagattgaaatagttgacaatttttctctcctgggattgataatcaataataaaggaactaagagtcaagaaatacactgaagattactgttaggaagacttgttatgaagagcctggaaaaaagttGTGAAATGTGCTGccacaaaaataaaaattgtcatttctatggtgtttccagtaacAGTGTATGaacctgaaagctggacagtgaaagaacaggatagaaagagcattgattcttgtgaaatgtggtgttggagaaggcttttgtgaatgccaaggtctgcctgaaaaacaaatcgattttggaacaaattaagccaaagtggtctttggaagaccaaatgactcgacttagattagcatattttgggcatataatcaggaagactaattccctggaaaaggtcaaggaaaacatggaagaggcagaccagcagctggattgttag is a window from the Ornithorhynchus anatinus isolate Pmale09 chromosome 15, mOrnAna1.pri.v4, whole genome shotgun sequence genome containing:
- the ORNANAV1R3234 gene encoding vomeronasal 1 receptor ornAnaV1R3234; its protein translation is MDASEMSYGILLLLQIITGIWRNVFLLLVCSRVVFTSHKMYPSDLILVQLALANTIILLTLGIPETMSAWGLKNFLDSFGCKILLYLYRVGRGLVISTTCLLSIFQAVTISPSRPRWAEIKAKLPRSILPSCLFCWVLSLLIEVTTPMYMETSRNLTNIQMTFIMKYCYSISPITVTTLVNTVVLSLRDLFFVGLMSTASGYMVFVLYRHHQQVQHLSGSGRSPRMMPEVRAAKNVITLVTLYVLLYGQGTVTLSILVNMREKSPRLVNYSKILSFTFSAISPFLIIHSNQRLRMFGRRTSPISNLNSTPAPNEVVCP